One Paenibacillus riograndensis SBR5 DNA segment encodes these proteins:
- a CDS encoding SDR family oxidoreductase — protein sequence MAKTEQIERGHSFKGKRVVVLGGTSGIGFATAEAAAREGSSLVVVSSQKERADRAVSRLPEGTEGYAVDLTNEEQVRQFFSEIGEFDHLVFTAGDPLMVESLDVINVDTAHRLFNVRYWGAFMAAKYGSRNIRQGGSITLTSGVVGVRPQKGFTVAASICGAVESLTRALAVELSPLRVNAVCFGLMRTELWDGIPEEHRNAMYENAGRSLPVGRVGEPEDGAEAFLYLMREKYSTGQIIVVDGGSTLV from the coding sequence ATGGCTAAAACAGAGCAGATCGAACGTGGGCATAGTTTCAAAGGCAAACGTGTTGTTGTTCTTGGAGGAACGTCCGGAATCGGGTTTGCAACGGCCGAAGCCGCTGCACGGGAAGGGTCATCCCTGGTCGTCGTGTCCAGTCAAAAGGAAAGAGCTGACCGTGCCGTTTCGCGTTTGCCCGAAGGTACCGAGGGGTATGCGGTTGATCTGACGAATGAGGAACAGGTTCGTCAATTTTTCAGCGAAATCGGGGAATTCGATCACTTAGTCTTTACTGCCGGCGACCCATTGATGGTAGAAAGTCTCGATGTCATCAATGTCGATACGGCGCACCGATTGTTTAACGTACGATACTGGGGAGCGTTTATGGCCGCCAAATACGGTAGCCGAAACATCAGACAGGGTGGTTCAATCACATTGACTTCCGGCGTTGTTGGAGTTCGTCCGCAGAAGGGGTTTACTGTCGCAGCCAGCATATGCGGCGCTGTCGAGTCGCTCACCAGGGCGTTGGCCGTCGAGCTGAGTCCGCTTCGCGTTAACGCCGTTTGCTTTGGCCTTATGCGTACCGAGCTGTGGGACGGTATTCCTGAGGAACACCGGAACGCAATGTATGAAAACGCTGGGAGATCGTTGCCAGTTGGGCGAGTCGGCGAACCGGAGGACGGTGCCGAGGCGTTTCTCTACTTAATGCGTGAGAAATACTCCACCGGTCAGATCATTGTCGTGGATGGCGGTTCTACTCTGGTTTAA
- a CDS encoding helix-turn-helix transcriptional regulator — protein sequence MNDERRRRQLADFLRSRRLRLSPREAGLLVETSRRRTTGLRREEVASLSGISLPWYTALEQGRDIHVSEQVLESLVRTLRLSNDERNHLLVLANRFLPPQPKADDSVPTTLQQILDRMGTYPAYIIDKRWNVLAWNKISGTLCGDLSRAPELERNILWRVFEVEDSKSRIVNWEDVASTMVAHFRSRFAQYMNDSWYQELFDKLYDRSEEFRTLWDRQDVSGTMEGEQIISLPEAGLLTFHYHTFTISESSAFAMRVFTPLENLGTDEQLEALLK from the coding sequence ATGAATGATGAAAGAAGACGTAGACAATTGGCCGACTTTCTCCGGTCACGCCGATTGCGTCTATCGCCGAGAGAGGCGGGTTTGCTAGTTGAAACATCGCGCCGTCGTACAACGGGCTTGAGACGGGAGGAAGTGGCAAGCTTGTCAGGTATCTCCTTACCATGGTATACCGCGCTGGAGCAAGGCCGGGACATTCATGTGTCTGAGCAAGTCTTGGAAAGCTTGGTACGAACATTACGGCTTAGCAACGACGAACGCAACCATCTTCTCGTACTGGCCAATCGTTTCTTGCCTCCTCAGCCCAAAGCGGATGATTCCGTTCCTACTACCTTGCAACAGATTCTGGACAGGATGGGAACCTACCCGGCCTACATTATCGACAAACGCTGGAACGTTCTCGCATGGAACAAAATATCGGGTACCTTGTGCGGAGACTTAAGCCGAGCGCCTGAACTTGAAAGAAATATACTTTGGCGCGTCTTCGAGGTGGAGGACAGCAAGTCACGCATCGTGAACTGGGAGGATGTCGCCTCTACGATGGTGGCTCATTTCAGAAGCCGGTTTGCCCAGTACATGAACGATTCGTGGTATCAGGAGCTATTCGACAAGCTATATGACAGGAGCGAGGAGTTCAGGACGTTATGGGATCGACAAGATGTTTCCGGTACTATGGAAGGGGAACAAATAATTAGTCTTCCTGAAGCTGGCCTGCTGACTTTCCATTACCATACGTTTACAATCTCTGAGAGCAGCGCTTTTGCAATGAGAGTGTTTACGCCACTCGAAAACTTGGGGACCGACGAACAGTTGGAAGCATTGCTAAAGTAA
- a CDS encoding TetR/AcrR family transcriptional regulator produces the protein MRKAVSVETYIEKIKPVIRRTKFSQLKVDDLAKYMDISKVTLYKYFASKDDIIEQVVDYYIDYSKKADATANDDSVSFLERFQITFLQSLMCAVYISDLFLQDLKEFYPHHFENLSVALHNRNKNLQAFFESGMEQQIFNRLNAVLFMVQDDAVLRRFIEPSFSIQYDITLKQAIMDYYHMKQYQLLKPEYLKMIDYSNMEGKIVHILQTIS, from the coding sequence GTGAGAAAAGCCGTTAGTGTGGAGACATATATTGAAAAAATAAAGCCCGTTATTAGAAGAACAAAATTCAGCCAACTCAAAGTCGACGATCTCGCAAAATATATGGATATCAGCAAAGTGACACTATATAAGTATTTTGCCTCCAAAGATGACATCATCGAACAGGTTGTAGATTATTACATTGATTACTCGAAGAAAGCTGACGCCACGGCTAATGATGATTCCGTCTCCTTTTTGGAGCGGTTTCAAATCACGTTTTTACAATCTTTGATGTGTGCCGTGTATATCTCTGATTTGTTCTTGCAAGATCTGAAGGAATTTTATCCGCACCATTTTGAGAATCTGTCAGTTGCCCTGCACAATCGGAATAAAAACTTACAGGCTTTTTTTGAATCTGGAATGGAGCAACAGATTTTCAACAGATTGAATGCCGTATTGTTTATGGTTCAAGATGACGCTGTGCTGCGGCGCTTTATCGAGCCATCATTTTCGATTCAGTATGATATCACCTTGAAACAGGCAATTATGGATTACTACCACATGAAGCAGTATCAATTGCTAAAACCCGAATACCTGAAGATGATAGACTACTCCAATATGGAGGGGAAAATCGTTCATATTTTGCAAACCATCTCATAA
- a CDS encoding SDR family oxidoreductase, which produces MELSSKGKFSGKKVVITGGSSGIGLATAKLLVDEGAHVLITGRTQATLDAAREQLGNNVIAFLSDAGSLKDIAALADRVKVEFGTIDALFVNAGVTGFVPFESTAEETYDEIFTINAKGPYFTVQKLAPLLSTGSGVVLTTSIVNVVGLPMLSAYAASKAALRSMTRSLARELLPRNIRVNAVSPGVIDTGILEKAMPKEAAEQTKAQMTQQIPMLRLGDPVEVAKVVAFLAFDATYTTGAEFPVDGGGSQI; this is translated from the coding sequence ATGGAACTATCCAGTAAGGGCAAATTCTCCGGTAAGAAAGTCGTGATCACGGGAGGCAGCAGTGGAATCGGCCTCGCGACAGCGAAGTTGCTAGTGGATGAAGGAGCACACGTGCTGATTACCGGACGTACTCAGGCGACGCTTGACGCGGCTCGTGAACAACTCGGCAACAACGTAATCGCGTTCTTGAGTGATGCCGGCTCATTGAAGGATATCGCCGCGTTGGCCGATCGAGTGAAGGTTGAATTTGGCACGATAGATGCCCTGTTCGTTAACGCAGGTGTCACTGGCTTTGTCCCTTTCGAGTCAACGGCCGAAGAAACGTACGACGAGATATTTACAATCAACGCCAAAGGGCCGTACTTCACCGTACAAAAACTCGCTCCACTCCTGAGCACAGGAAGCGGGGTAGTACTTACTACTTCAATCGTGAACGTAGTGGGTCTCCCCATGCTCAGTGCGTATGCAGCTAGTAAAGCGGCGCTACGCTCCATGACTCGAAGTCTGGCACGCGAGTTATTGCCTCGAAATATTCGCGTCAACGCAGTCAGTCCTGGCGTCATTGACACAGGTATCTTAGAGAAGGCAATGCCGAAAGAAGCTGCCGAACAGACAAAGGCACAGATGACACAGCAGATCCCGATGTTGCGTTTGGGCGATCCAGTCGAGGTCGCCAAAGTCGTAGCATTCCTAGCATTTGACGCCACCTATACCACCGGGGCTGAGTTCCCTGTCGACGGAGGCGGCTCCCAGATCTGA
- a CDS encoding SDR family NAD(P)-dependent oxidoreductase has product MNTNQREHIALITGASQGIGLALARKLLSQNWQVITLNRSDFPADDMLIQNALKNGWLRAYKVKDLTDYGSLRRSLEEIKSKEQRIDILFNNAGGGLSELRYSKQGREMHYELLTVVPYIILMELKELLKNGSLKTVINTSSQVLRFTKEFSIENLEHPKTFRKMYGPYATSKLALSLWTQAVAPQLAKEGIKIRSVDPGINNTLRKGKDSGLTAWFELFMKVFSSPPTHGANLLFEGALGKHRNETGVFLLKDRVADLKFTEQVQRVLDRISDIYSREFLDGISL; this is encoded by the coding sequence TTGAATACGAACCAACGAGAACATATCGCACTGATCACAGGAGCGAGCCAGGGAATCGGCTTGGCATTAGCCCGGAAACTTCTATCGCAGAACTGGCAGGTCATTACTTTGAACCGTTCCGATTTTCCGGCGGACGATATGCTCATTCAAAATGCCCTCAAGAACGGATGGCTCCGAGCCTATAAAGTGAAGGATCTCACCGATTATGGCAGCTTGAGACGCTCTTTGGAAGAAATCAAAAGCAAGGAGCAGCGGATTGATATTTTGTTCAACAACGCCGGAGGAGGCTTAAGTGAGCTGCGCTATTCGAAACAAGGCCGCGAAATGCATTATGAATTGTTGACGGTCGTTCCTTATATTATTCTGATGGAATTGAAGGAACTGTTGAAAAACGGCAGCTTAAAAACGGTGATTAACACTTCATCGCAGGTGCTTAGATTTACGAAGGAGTTTTCGATCGAAAACTTAGAGCATCCCAAAACCTTCCGCAAAATGTATGGCCCTTATGCGACTTCAAAGCTAGCTCTTTCGTTGTGGACTCAAGCCGTCGCACCACAACTTGCCAAGGAAGGCATCAAGATCCGGAGCGTTGACCCGGGAATTAACAACACGCTAAGAAAAGGAAAGGATTCCGGACTGACCGCATGGTTTGAACTGTTTATGAAGGTTTTTTCCTCTCCGCCTACCCATGGCGCCAACCTATTATTTGAGGGAGCCCTCGGCAAACACCGCAATGAGACCGGCGTGTTTTTGTTGAAAGATCGGGTTGCGGACTTGAAATTTACAGAACAAGTGCAGCGTGTGCTGGACAGAATCTCCGACATCTATAGCCGTGAGTTTCTTGACGGAATATCGCTTTAA
- a CDS encoding DUF4386 domain-containing protein — protein MTRDRRNARILGIFYILAAVTSIIAVVLYGPVLSEQWQMAVANGSETKVLIGVLNDLSLMVTAVGTAVMLFPYVRHWNEHLALGYLCFRFMEAVFIAIGLVSILGLLQLSSYYDTTNLASKTNFEPIGLLLQSIYRWTAMLGPNFMLGINTSLYSYLLYRTGYVPKPLAVFGMITAVMVFLAGLLQMFGIIGPYSAVKGLMALPVGVYEMSLAVWLIVKGFHGENLAKLRAKTASSSLVK, from the coding sequence ATGACGCGAGACCGAAGGAATGCAAGGATACTGGGGATTTTTTATATCCTTGCTGCAGTGACGTCAATTATAGCGGTTGTTTTGTATGGGCCGGTTTTGTCAGAACAATGGCAGATGGCCGTGGCAAATGGATCGGAAACGAAGGTCTTAATCGGTGTATTAAATGACCTCTCACTTATGGTAACGGCTGTTGGTACAGCAGTCATGCTGTTTCCCTACGTTCGGCATTGGAATGAGCATCTTGCACTAGGGTATCTTTGTTTTCGGTTTATGGAAGCTGTTTTTATTGCGATTGGTCTCGTAAGTATATTGGGTTTGTTACAACTTAGTTCATATTATGATACAACTAACTTAGCAAGTAAAACCAATTTTGAGCCCATAGGACTGTTGCTGCAGTCGATTTATCGCTGGACGGCTATGTTGGGTCCAAATTTCATGTTGGGCATAAATACTAGTCTGTATAGTTATTTGCTTTATCGAACAGGCTATGTGCCTAAACCGTTAGCGGTTTTCGGAATGATTACAGCGGTTATGGTATTTTTAGCTGGTTTGCTGCAAATGTTTGGGATCATCGGACCCTATTCGGCGGTAAAAGGATTGATGGCGCTCCCTGTGGGCGTTTACGAGATGAGCTTGGCCGTCTGGTTAATTGTGAAGGGATTTCATGGGGAGAACCTTGCTAAATTGAGAGCAAAAACAGCTTCTTCGTCTTTAGTAAAATAA
- a CDS encoding helix-turn-helix transcriptional regulator → MDHNEVIERALIHIEGHLQQSLTVESVANTFNMSKYYFHRLFSAMMSCSLNQYILSRRLNASLTFIQNNNRSLTDIAYQLNFGTQASFTRAFKRQYGVAPSSLKTGLTTLSPVPIPAVVKRPIKNINGDIVTDFTLTEFKETRISGIAFEVNLANDDYKEKIRAHSEMLLSHIDETIHGPCYVIYSNCQPGSTRFKVLFGIPSSIEIDKPYFFTVDVPQIFCARFNYCGEILDIGDVLKSDYARFLKISRQETAETDIELIQAFDDVHHLDSTYHIYAPIKKLPTDSDL, encoded by the coding sequence ATGGACCATAACGAAGTCATCGAACGTGCTTTGATCCATATCGAGGGCCATTTACAACAGTCCTTAACCGTAGAATCCGTTGCCAATACCTTCAACATGTCTAAATACTATTTTCATCGGCTGTTTTCTGCTATGATGAGCTGTTCGTTGAACCAATACATTCTATCCAGAAGATTGAATGCATCTTTAACCTTTATTCAAAACAATAACAGGTCTCTAACCGATATTGCTTATCAGCTCAATTTCGGTACGCAAGCCTCATTCACTCGTGCTTTCAAACGACAATACGGTGTGGCTCCAAGTTCTTTAAAAACAGGACTGACAACCCTCTCTCCTGTCCCCATACCTGCAGTGGTGAAGAGACCTATAAAAAACATTAACGGTGATATCGTCACGGATTTCACCCTGACCGAATTCAAGGAGACCCGGATCAGTGGGATCGCTTTTGAAGTGAATTTAGCCAATGATGATTACAAGGAGAAGATCCGCGCACATTCAGAAATGCTGTTGAGTCATATTGATGAAACCATACATGGTCCCTGTTATGTCATTTATTCAAACTGTCAACCCGGTTCAACTCGGTTTAAGGTGCTGTTTGGGATCCCAAGCAGCATTGAAATTGATAAACCTTATTTTTTCACGGTTGATGTGCCACAGATTTTTTGTGCAAGGTTCAACTATTGTGGTGAAATACTTGACATTGGAGATGTACTGAAAAGCGACTACGCCAGATTTCTAAAGATTTCCAGGCAAGAAACGGCAGAAACCGATATTGAACTCATTCAAGCTTTTGATGACGTTCACCATCTGGATTCGACCTACCATATCTATGCGCCTATCAAAAAACTCCCTACCGATTCTGATTTGTAA
- a CDS encoding Type 1 glutamine amidotransferase-like domain-containing protein → MCTHYYFSWFNDFLPERLVQCLHEDIQDRQSLVMISAQPSDYESEQINFDDISEWTWLNQANLIFDEYHFIDYRMQKEEAQRFLQNASVIFLCGGDPVQQNDFLAEYELSDVMKNSDAVIMGASAGALNMAAQWLSLINTGYEVETSIIYDGIGFDHFAYESHSKRDYATFVQGYLFPLSEEIDVYAAEQESAMRVKDGKIEIMGPVYLISRSKIQKLVETL, encoded by the coding sequence TTGTGTACCCACTACTATTTCAGTTGGTTTAATGATTTTTTACCAGAGAGGCTGGTCCAATGTCTGCATGAGGATATTCAAGATAGACAATCGCTTGTTATGATTAGCGCTCAACCGTCTGATTATGAAAGTGAGCAGATTAACTTTGATGATATTTCTGAATGGACATGGTTAAATCAGGCTAATCTTATTTTTGATGAATATCATTTCATTGATTATCGCATGCAGAAGGAAGAGGCCCAGCGATTCCTTCAGAACGCTTCTGTCATTTTTTTATGCGGTGGAGATCCTGTTCAGCAGAACGATTTTTTGGCGGAATATGAATTATCGGATGTTATGAAGAACAGCGACGCCGTTATAATGGGTGCCAGCGCCGGTGCGCTAAACATGGCTGCACAATGGTTAAGCTTGATAAACACTGGCTATGAAGTTGAAACAAGTATTATTTATGATGGTATTGGCTTTGATCATTTTGCCTATGAATCTCATTCTAAACGCGACTACGCCACGTTTGTTCAAGGCTACCTGTTCCCCTTGTCTGAAGAGATTGATGTTTATGCGGCAGAACAGGAGAGCGCTATGCGAGTAAAGGACGGCAAAATAGAAATAATGGGTCCTGTATATTTAATTTCCCGTTCAAAGATTCAGAAATTGGTTGAGACGCTCTAA